CGTGATCCTGCTGGTCGTGCCGATGTTCACCAGCAATATCGTGCGCTCGTTCGGCTGGATGGTGCTGCTGGGCCGCAACGGGCTGGTCAACCAGACCCTGGTCGACAGCGGGCTTGTCGATCGCCCCGTGCGTTTCCTGGGCACCGAGACCGGCATCCTGATCGGCATGGTCTACGTGTTGCTGCCCTTCGTCGTGCTTGCCGTCGGCAATGCGCTGGCGCGCGTGGATCCCGCCTGCGAACAGGCCTCGGCCGATCTCGGCGCCAGCCCGCTGGCCACCTTCCGCCACATCACGTTCCCGCTGACGCTGCCGGGCGTGGTGGCGGGCGGGATCATGGTGTTCACGCTGGCAGTCAGCGCCTATGTCACGCCTGCGCTGCTGTCGGGCGGCCGGATCTCGGTGTTGTCGATGCTGATCTTCCAGCAATACAGCACCGTGTTCGACATCCACTACGGCGGCGCGCTCAGCATCGTGCTGCTGGTCTTCACGCTGGCGATGGTGGCCATGGCCAGCCGCGTCGGCGAACACCGGGGGATTGCACGATGATCGCCGCCTTGTCCATTCGCGTCGTCTCATGGGCTGTGCTCGCCTACCTGGCACTGCCGCTGGTGGTGATCCTCGGCAGTT
This genomic window from Cupriavidus sp. P-10 contains:
- a CDS encoding ABC transporter permease yields the protein MKRLPIAPAVMLAAPLAFFAAFFLAPLAVVLIASFTSGQPPAPTLASYVRVLADHYHWEVILVTFRIACLTTLACLLLGYPLAWYLVRVVRWKAWRRLCVILLVVPMFTSNIVRSFGWMVLLGRNGLVNQTLVDSGLVDRPVRFLGTETGILIGMVYVLLPFVVLAVGNALARVDPACEQASADLGASPLATFRHITFPLTLPGVVAGGIMVFTLAVSAYVTPALLSGGRISVLSMLIFQQYSTVFDIHYGGALSIVLLVFTLAMVAMASRVGEHRGIAR